One Cinclus cinclus chromosome 24, bCinCin1.1, whole genome shotgun sequence genomic window carries:
- the DBF4B gene encoding protein DBF4 homolog B, whose amino-acid sequence MAGTAYPRPLRGQSFYLDLPSGRSARELVEAIGRLGGVTESFLSKEITCVVSSNREAKRGQARTWEEKQSSPTAEGTKTTSSVPAAPKGNSTRPRQKPPYTALLSRGKELLHKAMKNQDTCSGSSILANARLWGVQILHVDEMLSYAQQLLRAISGARKQCQKTEVKCPASRSKIHKGKLKPPFLKVEDQSRQFRPFHHQFQSFPDLNFLAPKSSSPFEPLKSLSNSCQARGAEGCALHSAMGKSPRSTHITVPRKRRGFCECCQETFEELQKHLQSPQHQRFARDSSQYIPVDRVISQLTSSFEEWSARVPWSCLADEHVVPQAHSTGGIKLLPAGLGKEGEQPEQNAVELGKDTELDHSLKTKGCSPFLPRDRVRDPRGGGSLSKHSSVQLPRGAGLSRGICAAHGTVGEPGLGASDLGLAPELGQGPRATPTPVREAMASSFEPHAQPGSVSHPPQAQPASRKRQLCSGQSSQVGKRPRLELSFGLSPVGEQTELLGGGMGAQGAGQVSEPGLPLGTEISNSPHRSLALALCLCENPGDPVCQPGSLEAVAAGFNAGVVTSSEHGWSRDRSKGKQRGGDSDSTPRNGNPPGLESTASRTSCPAGCLPSASLPGAEARCCCALCVRAAEEAAPGAPAISRQGTEQAQSLLPPAPQSPEAAHSFSRRSSLESDWDVQLLPSHAGVQGHRIPAVDRSLLQQTHITVRDSGYESQLCLVLKESELAWAGQEDKNCRKCCTDNRGASLPIFGTLFGS is encoded by the exons GGCCGGCACGGCCTACCCTCGGCCCCTCCGCGGACAGTCCTTCTACCTGGACCTGCCGAGCGGCCGCAGCGCCCGAGAGCTGGTGGAGGCCATCGGGCGGCTCGGTGGG GTGACAGAAAGCTTCCTCAGCAAAGAAATCACCTGTGTGGTGTCCAGCAACAGAGAGGCCAAGCGGGGCCAGGCCAGGACTTGGGAGGAGAAGCAGAGCAGCCCAACTGCAGAAGGCACAAAGACCACGAGCTCAGTGCCTGCTGCCCCCAAAGGGAACTCAACCAGACCTCGCCAGAAGCCACCATACACT gcactgctgagccgggggaaggagctgctgcacaAGGCCATGAAGAACCAG GACacctgcagtggcagcagcatccTCGCCAACGCTCGCCTGTGGGGAGTCCAGATCCTGCATGTGGATG AAATGTTGTCCTatgcccagcagctgctgcgaGCCATCTCAGGAGCAAGGAAGCAGTGCCAGAAGACAGAG gtGAAATGCCCTGCCTCCAGATCCAAAATTCATAAAG GAAAACTGAAGCCCCCTTTTCTGAAAGTTGAAGACCAGAGCAG GCAATTCCGGCCCTTCCATCACCAGTTCCAAAGCTTTCCTGACCTCAACTTCTTGGCACCCAAAAGCTCCAGCCCATTTGAGCCTCTGAAAAGCCTCTCCAATTCCTGCCAAGCCAG GGGTGCTGAGGGCTGTGCCCTGCACAGTGCCATGGGGAAGAGTCCCCGCTCCACACACATCACCGTgcccaggaaaaggagagggTTTTGTGAGTGCTGCCAAGAGACctttgaagagctgcagaag catctccagagcccCCAGCACCAGCGCTTTGCCCGGGACAGCTCCCAGTACATCCCTGTGGATCGTGTCATCTCCCAGCTCACCAGCAGCTTTGAGGAGTGGTCAGCCAG GGTGCCCTGGTCTTGCCTGGCAGATGAACATGTAGTGCCTCAAGCACACAGCACTGGAGGAAtcaagctgctgccagcagggctgggaaaggaaggggagCAGCCTGAGCAGAATGCTGTGGAACTGGGAAAAGATACAGAGCTGGATCATAGCCTGAAAACCAAGGGATGTTCCCCCttcctgcccagggacagggtCAGAGATcccagaggaggagggagctTGTCAAAGCACAGCTCCGTGCAGCTGCCCAGGGGAGCAGGGCTCAGCAGAGGGATCTGTGCTGCCCATGGCACCGTGGGGGAGCCTGGGCTAGGGGCTTCAGATTTAGGCTTGGCTCCTGAGCtgggccaggggcctcgtgcAACACCCACTCCTGTCAGGGAGGCAATGGCTTCTTCATTTGAACCTCATGCACAGCCTGGGTCTGTCAGCCACCCTCCCCAAGCACAGCCTGCCTCCAGGAAGCGCCAGCTGTGCTCTGGACAGAGCTCCCAGGTGGGAAAGAGGCCAAGGCTGGAGCTGAGTTTTGGCCTCTCCCCTGTGGGTGAGCAGACGGAGCTGCTGGGTGGTGGGATGGGGGCACAGGGTGCAGGGCAGGTGTCTGAGCCAGGCCTGCCCCTGGGCACAGAGATCTCCAACAGCCCTCACAGATCCCTTGCATTGGCTCTGTGCCTGTGTGAGAACCCTGGAGACCCTGTATGCCAGCCGGGATCCctggaagctgtggctgcaggtTTTAATGCTGGGGTTGTCACCAGCAGCGAGcatggctggagcagggacagatcCAAAGGGAAGCAGCGaggaggggacagtgacagcacACCTAGGAATGGGAACCCACCTGGtctggagagcacagccagcaggaccagctgccctgctggctgcctgcCCTCTGCCTCACTGCCTGGGGCTGAAGCCAGATGTTGCTGTGCACTCTgtgtcagggcagcagaagaagcagcccctggagctcctgccatctccaggcagggcacagagcaggcacagagccTCCTCCCGCctgctccccagagcccagAGGCTGCTCACAGCTTCAGCAGGAGGAGCTCCTTGGAGTCAGACTGGGATgtgcagctgctccccagccatGCAGGTGTCCAGGGCCACAGGATTCCAGCTGTGGACAGGAGCTTGCTCCAGCAGACACACATCACTGTGAGGGACAGCGGGTACGAGTCTCAGCTCTGCTTAGTGCTGAAGGAATCAGAGCTGGCCTGGGCAGGCCAAGAGGACAAGAACTGCAGGAAATGCTGCACAGATAACAGAGGAGCCTCTTTGCCCATATTTGGGACATTGTTTGGCAGCTAA